From the Streptomyces nigrescens genome, one window contains:
- a CDS encoding 4-hydroxybenzoate 3-monooxygenase: MTHPRHTTVGIIGGGPAGLLLARLLHRSGIDCVVLESRDRAYVERRQRAGILEQGTVEVLRACGAGERMDREGLVHDGIELRWNRRAHRLDLPALTGGRRVMVYAQTEVVKDLIALQLTDGAPLLFGAQALAVTGADTGRPGIRYRHRGREQTLTCDYVVGCDGFHGVARQALPESARRTYTRSYPYSWLGVLAEVPPSHDELVYAHSARGFALFSMRTPTVSRLYLQVPNGTDPADWPDDRIWDELEARGAVDTPWKPARGPLTAKAVLPMRSSVTEPMRYGRVLLAGDAAHIVPPTGAKGLNLAVADVTVLARALDQLHRTGSTELLDAYSDTCLRRVWRAEHFSYFMTTALHTAPDQSPFDTRLQLAQLDRIAGSPHAAAELAENYAGLPLP; encoded by the coding sequence GTGACCCACCCCCGCCACACCACCGTCGGCATCATCGGCGGCGGCCCGGCCGGGCTGCTGCTCGCGCGGCTGCTCCACCGCTCCGGCATCGACTGCGTCGTCCTGGAGAGCCGGGACCGCGCCTACGTCGAACGGCGCCAGCGCGCGGGCATCCTGGAACAGGGCACCGTCGAGGTGCTGCGCGCCTGCGGGGCGGGGGAGCGGATGGACCGCGAGGGCCTGGTCCACGACGGCATCGAGCTGCGCTGGAACCGGCGCGCCCACCGCCTCGACCTCCCCGCGCTGACCGGCGGCCGCCGGGTGATGGTCTACGCCCAGACGGAAGTGGTGAAGGACCTGATCGCGCTGCAACTCACGGACGGGGCACCGCTGCTGTTCGGGGCGCAGGCGCTCGCGGTGACCGGCGCGGACACCGGCCGGCCCGGCATCCGCTATCGCCACCGGGGCCGCGAGCAGACCCTGACCTGTGACTACGTCGTGGGCTGCGACGGGTTCCACGGTGTGGCCCGGCAGGCGCTACCGGAGAGCGCACGCCGTACGTACACACGCAGCTACCCCTACTCCTGGCTCGGTGTGCTCGCCGAGGTCCCGCCCTCCCACGACGAGTTGGTCTACGCCCACTCCGCACGCGGCTTCGCGCTGTTCAGCATGCGGACGCCGACCGTCAGCCGGCTCTACCTCCAGGTCCCCAACGGCACCGACCCGGCCGACTGGCCCGACGACCGCATCTGGGACGAACTGGAAGCCCGCGGCGCGGTCGACACCCCCTGGAAACCGGCGCGCGGGCCGCTCACCGCCAAGGCCGTCCTCCCCATGCGGAGTTCGGTCACCGAACCGATGCGGTACGGGCGGGTCCTCCTGGCCGGCGACGCGGCACATATCGTGCCGCCCACCGGGGCCAAGGGCCTCAACCTGGCCGTCGCCGATGTCACCGTTCTGGCCCGCGCCCTCGACCAGTTGCACCGCACCGGCTCCACCGAACTGCTCGACGCCTACTCCGACACCTGTCTGCGCCGGGTCTGGCGGGCCGAACACTTCTCGTACTTCATGACGACGGCCCTGCACACCGCCCCGGACCAGAGCCCGTTCGACACCCGGCTGCAGCTCGCCCAGCTCGACCGGATCGCCGGCTCGCCGCACGCCGCCGCCGAGCTGGCGGAGAACTACGCGGGGCTGCCGCTGCCCTGA
- the pcaD gene encoding 3-oxoadipate enol-lactonase, with the protein MTHPPATPLPHHTVDGPEDAPPLLLGPSLGASLAVWDPQLPSLARHHCVIRWDLPGHGGTPIGVLGDHGGPAPTTTVPGLARLVLGLADSLGVDRFAYAGISLGGAVGAWLAAHHPERIASLALICSSARFGEPAGWQDRAALVREAGLAPIAEAAASRWFTPAFVSSPQATALLDAVRRSVAPAGYAACCDALAAFDLRADLARITAPTLVVAGLADPATPPAHARELADGIADAGLLELSGAAHLANVERPAPVLAALLDHLAAHPDNGPVATAVGTPAPHPAEGTAQ; encoded by the coding sequence ATGACCCACCCGCCCGCCACCCCGCTCCCGCACCACACCGTGGACGGTCCCGAAGACGCCCCGCCGCTCCTCCTGGGCCCCTCGCTCGGTGCCTCGCTTGCCGTCTGGGACCCCCAACTCCCCTCCCTGGCACGGCACCACTGCGTCATCCGCTGGGACCTCCCCGGCCACGGCGGCACCCCCATCGGGGTGCTGGGCGACCACGGGGGGCCCGCCCCCACCACCACCGTCCCCGGCCTGGCCCGACTGGTTCTCGGCCTCGCCGACTCCCTCGGTGTCGACCGGTTCGCCTACGCCGGGATCTCGCTCGGCGGCGCCGTCGGGGCCTGGCTCGCCGCCCACCACCCTGAGCGGATCGCCTCGCTCGCCCTGATCTGCTCCTCCGCACGGTTCGGCGAGCCGGCGGGCTGGCAGGACCGGGCCGCGCTGGTACGGGAAGCGGGCCTCGCCCCGATCGCCGAGGCCGCCGCGAGCCGCTGGTTCACCCCGGCCTTCGTCAGCTCCCCGCAGGCCACGGCGCTCCTCGACGCAGTGCGCCGGTCGGTGGCGCCCGCGGGCTACGCGGCCTGCTGCGACGCCCTCGCCGCCTTCGATCTGCGCGCAGACCTGGCCCGGATCACCGCCCCCACACTCGTCGTCGCGGGCCTCGCCGACCCGGCCACCCCACCCGCCCACGCCCGCGAACTCGCCGACGGCATCGCGGACGCCGGCCTGCTCGAACTGTCCGGCGCCGCCCACCTCGCCAACGTGGAACGCCCCGCCCCGGTGCTGGCCGCCCTCCTCGACCACCTCGCCGCACACCCGGACAACGGCCCCGTGGCCACCGCCGTCGGCACACCCGCACCGCACCCCGCGGAAGGAACAGCCCAGTGA
- the pcaB gene encoding 3-carboxy-cis,cis-muconate cycloisomerase produces the protein MPSDELPWTEHPQQGDESADLGLLAPSWAGSAVAGLTGDAGYLRALLDAEAALTRAQAALGLAPRSAAAAVTAAAAEPHRHDARTLALRARTAGNPVVPLVADLTAAVADRDPGAAAYVHRGATSQDILDTATMLVCARALDTVLPDLARTAAALRRTAAEHRDTPMAGRTLTQHAVPTTFGLKAAGWRSLVLDAHDRLASVRAALPVQLGGAAGTLAAFHAYAEAEDGPPPAPDLGSRLLARYAAETGLAAPALPWHTLRTPVADLAGALAFTAGALGKLAADVLTLSRTELGELTEGSGGGSSAMPHKTNPVRATLIAAAARQVPGLAAVLYGSLAAEDERPAGAWHAEWQPLRDALRLTGGAARDAAELTAHLRVHPRRMRQNLDATGGLVVTERLVAALTALTGRAEARRILDTAARRTAERDIELPAALDETLDEALPMAPCGALPTAPCEDRPAPSDGPPAPRGVPALSPSRLRQLLDPTGYLGSAGALVDRALERPEHPAQELP, from the coding sequence TTGCCTTCCGATGAGCTGCCGTGGACCGAGCATCCCCAACAAGGCGACGAATCCGCCGACTTGGGGCTGCTGGCGCCGTCCTGGGCCGGCTCCGCCGTGGCCGGCCTCACCGGTGACGCCGGGTATCTGCGTGCCCTGCTCGACGCCGAGGCCGCGCTGACCCGCGCCCAGGCCGCCCTGGGGCTCGCACCGCGGTCGGCGGCCGCCGCCGTCACCGCCGCGGCCGCCGAGCCCCACCGCCACGACGCCCGTACCCTCGCGCTGCGCGCCCGCACCGCGGGCAACCCCGTGGTCCCGCTCGTCGCCGATCTGACGGCCGCGGTCGCCGACCGCGACCCCGGGGCCGCCGCCTACGTCCACCGGGGCGCCACCAGCCAGGACATCCTGGACACCGCCACGATGCTGGTCTGCGCCCGCGCCCTGGACACCGTCCTGCCGGACCTCGCCCGCACCGCCGCCGCGCTGCGCCGTACCGCCGCGGAGCACCGCGACACCCCTATGGCGGGCCGCACCCTCACCCAGCACGCGGTGCCGACCACCTTCGGCCTCAAGGCGGCGGGCTGGCGCAGCCTCGTGCTCGACGCCCATGACCGGCTGGCGTCCGTACGGGCCGCACTGCCGGTGCAACTCGGCGGCGCGGCCGGCACCCTCGCGGCCTTCCACGCGTACGCGGAGGCCGAGGACGGGCCGCCCCCCGCTCCCGACCTGGGGAGCAGGCTCCTCGCCCGCTACGCCGCCGAGACCGGACTCGCCGCACCGGCCCTGCCCTGGCACACCCTGCGCACCCCGGTCGCCGATCTCGCCGGTGCGCTGGCCTTCACCGCGGGCGCCCTCGGCAAGCTGGCCGCCGATGTCCTCACCCTCTCCCGCACGGAGCTCGGCGAGCTCACCGAGGGCAGCGGCGGCGGCTCCTCCGCCATGCCGCACAAGACCAACCCGGTGCGCGCCACGCTGATCGCGGCCGCCGCCCGGCAGGTCCCGGGCCTCGCCGCGGTGCTGTACGGGTCGCTGGCCGCCGAGGACGAACGCCCGGCCGGCGCCTGGCACGCCGAATGGCAGCCGCTGCGGGACGCCCTGCGGCTGACCGGCGGCGCGGCCCGGGACGCCGCCGAACTCACCGCGCACCTACGGGTCCATCCGCGCCGTATGCGGCAGAATCTCGACGCGACCGGTGGTCTGGTCGTCACCGAACGCCTGGTCGCCGCCCTCACGGCCCTGACCGGCCGCGCCGAGGCCCGCCGCATCCTGGACACGGCGGCCCGGCGCACCGCGGAGCGGGACATCGAACTGCCCGCGGCGCTGGACGAGACGCTGGACGAGGCACTGCCCATGGCCCCGTGCGGGGCACTGCCCACGGCCCCGTGCGAGGACCGGCCCGCCCCGTCCGACGGCCCGCCCGCCCCACGGGGAGTCCCGGCCCTGTCCCCTTCCCGCCTGCGTCAACTCCTCGACCCCACCGGATACTTGGGCTCCGCCGGCGCCCTCGTGGACCGGGCACTGGAACGCCCCGAGCACCCCGCACAGGAGTTGCCATGA
- the pcaG gene encoding protocatechuate 3,4-dioxygenase subunit alpha: protein MPRATPRPDRSGAAAGTPSGPLAPTPAQTIGPFYGYALPFPDGAQLAPAGHPETVTVHGCVRDGAGEPVPDALLEFWQAAPDGSRTGAPGSLRRDPATGALLGRSGVDFTGFGRVPTDADGRYAVRTLPATAPAGRPDAAPYLSVCLFARGLLHHLFTRVYFPGHPTARATDPLLAQLPADRADTLLARPDGPGRYRFDIRLQRAEDGTHEETVFLAFR from the coding sequence ATGCCCCGCGCCACCCCCCGCCCCGACCGGTCCGGCGCCGCGGCCGGTACGCCGTCCGGGCCGCTCGCCCCGACCCCCGCACAGACCATCGGGCCGTTCTACGGCTACGCCCTCCCGTTCCCGGACGGCGCGCAGCTCGCCCCGGCAGGCCACCCCGAAACGGTCACCGTGCACGGCTGTGTACGGGACGGCGCCGGCGAGCCGGTGCCGGACGCGCTGCTGGAGTTCTGGCAGGCGGCCCCGGACGGCAGCCGCACGGGCGCGCCCGGTTCGCTGCGCCGGGACCCGGCCACCGGCGCGCTCCTCGGCCGCAGCGGTGTGGACTTCACCGGCTTCGGCCGGGTCCCCACCGACGCCGACGGACGCTATGCCGTCCGCACCCTGCCGGCCACCGCCCCCGCCGGGCGCCCGGACGCCGCGCCGTACCTCTCCGTGTGCCTCTTCGCCCGCGGACTGCTCCACCACCTGTTCACCCGCGTCTACTTCCCCGGGCACCCGACGGCCCGCGCCACCGACCCGCTGCTCGCGCAACTGCCCGCGGACCGCGCGGACACCCTGCTCGCCCGCCCCGACGGCCCCGGCCGGTACCGCTTCGACATCCGGCTGCAGCGAGCGGAGGACGGCACACACGAGGAGACGGTCTTCCTTGCCTTCCGATGA
- the pcaH gene encoding protocatechuate 3,4-dioxygenase subunit beta codes for MALTPPTPSDDAPVPASPSVAAPPHRPAPGAPPLPGQADISREIAARHTAAERDREAGAPAPDHPARDFAPYRSTTARHPRRPPVEIDHRADPEAVELGGPAFGVTDVSDLDADLTRQHTGEPLGERITVTGRVLDRTGRPVRGQLVEIWQANAAGRYAHRRDRHPAPLDPHFTGVGRCLTDDAGRYAFTTIKPGAYPWRNHHNAWRPAHIHFSFFGSAFTQRLITQMYFPGDPLFPYDPILGSVTDPAARARLVAAYDHELNVPERSLGYRWDVVLDGPSATWIEEGR; via the coding sequence ATGGCCCTGACCCCGCCCACCCCGTCCGACGACGCTCCTGTCCCGGCGTCTCCGTCGGTTGCCGCGCCCCCGCACCGCCCCGCGCCCGGCGCCCCGCCGCTCCCCGGCCAGGCCGACATCAGCCGCGAGATCGCCGCCCGGCACACCGCCGCGGAACGGGACCGGGAGGCGGGCGCACCGGCCCCGGACCACCCCGCCAGGGACTTCGCCCCCTACCGCAGCACCACCGCGCGCCACCCCCGCCGCCCGCCCGTCGAGATCGACCACCGCGCCGACCCGGAGGCCGTGGAGCTCGGCGGGCCCGCCTTCGGTGTCACGGACGTCAGCGACCTGGACGCCGACCTCACCCGGCAGCACACCGGCGAACCGCTCGGCGAACGCATCACCGTCACCGGCCGCGTCCTGGACCGCACCGGCCGCCCCGTACGCGGTCAGCTCGTCGAGATCTGGCAGGCCAACGCCGCCGGCCGCTACGCCCACCGGCGGGACCGGCACCCGGCCCCGCTCGACCCCCACTTCACCGGAGTCGGCCGCTGTCTGACCGACGACGCGGGCCGGTACGCCTTCACCACCATCAAGCCCGGCGCCTACCCGTGGCGCAACCACCACAACGCCTGGCGCCCGGCCCATATCCACTTCTCGTTCTTCGGATCGGCCTTCACCCAGCGGCTGATCACCCAGATGTACTTCCCCGGCGATCCGCTCTTCCCCTACGACCCGATCCTCGGCTCGGTCACCGATCCCGCCGCGCGCGCCCGTCTGGTGGCCGCCTACGATCACGAACTGAACGTCCCCGAACGGTCCTTGGGCTACCGCTGGGACGTGGTCCTGGACGGCCCGTCCGCCACCTGGATCGAGGAAGGCCGCTGA
- a CDS encoding IclR family transcriptional regulator domain-containing protein, with protein sequence MTHPAATAPSAPPPPEAVGPLIRSVSVLRELAAGGGRRSVGDLVRGTGLARSTVDRVLSTLARLGYVRTEGRDAVLAPRLLELGNAYLAASELPERLGPLADRLADELDESVSLAVPDGDGVRFVHQATRRRAMSLAFRIGDLLPAERGAPGALFADGWDEADWRRWRARRAADPTDAGFPAVPPRRAEDTSETGFTARVAAARTAGWSLDDQLIEPGLVAVAMPVLDAAGRTVCALSVVSHTSRLSADALPGAVLPRLRETVSAMEDALRAPRAGTPSATVTGPSHATWMRASKQELGPEFVESMARGLITLTAFGTGRAALPLTAVAEATGLARATARRALITLEHLGYLTADGKFFRLTPKVLELGFAHLSGLTLPDIAQPHLASLVERVHDSASMAVLSGDDIQYVARVPTVRIMSVNITLGTRFPAYATSMGRVLLAGLPPAERSARLARTRPEPLTRQTVTDPERLLALLEEVRSAGHSLVDEELEEGLRSLAVPVHDRTGQVVAAVNVSTHAARCTPDEAREALLPALRTAAAEIEADLGVAGRYARIPVR encoded by the coding sequence ATGACCCACCCCGCCGCCACCGCCCCGTCAGCGCCGCCGCCACCGGAGGCGGTGGGGCCGCTGATCCGCAGCGTGTCCGTGCTGCGGGAGCTGGCGGCCGGCGGCGGCCGGCGGTCCGTCGGCGATCTGGTGCGCGGCACCGGCCTCGCCCGTTCGACCGTGGACCGGGTGCTGAGCACCCTCGCCCGGCTCGGTTACGTACGGACCGAGGGCCGGGACGCGGTGCTCGCGCCGCGTCTGCTGGAGCTGGGCAACGCCTACCTCGCCGCCTCCGAACTCCCCGAACGGCTCGGCCCGCTCGCCGACCGGCTGGCCGATGAGCTGGACGAGTCGGTCTCGCTGGCGGTGCCGGACGGCGACGGGGTGCGCTTCGTCCACCAGGCGACCCGCCGCCGCGCCATGTCACTGGCCTTCCGCATCGGCGATCTGCTGCCCGCCGAGCGGGGCGCGCCGGGCGCGCTGTTCGCGGACGGGTGGGACGAGGCGGACTGGCGGCGCTGGCGGGCGCGCCGGGCGGCCGACCCGACGGACGCGGGCTTCCCGGCCGTCCCGCCGCGGCGCGCCGAGGACACCTCGGAGACCGGTTTCACCGCACGGGTGGCCGCCGCGCGCACCGCCGGCTGGTCGCTGGACGACCAGCTCATCGAGCCGGGGCTGGTGGCCGTGGCCATGCCGGTCCTCGACGCCGCCGGCCGCACGGTCTGTGCGCTCAGCGTCGTCAGCCACACCAGCCGGCTGAGCGCGGACGCGCTGCCCGGCGCGGTACTCCCCCGCCTCCGCGAGACGGTCTCCGCCATGGAGGACGCCCTGCGCGCGCCCCGGGCCGGCACCCCCTCCGCGACGGTTACCGGCCCGTCCCACGCCACCTGGATGCGCGCGTCCAAGCAGGAACTGGGCCCGGAATTCGTCGAATCGATGGCCCGCGGGCTGATCACCCTCACCGCCTTCGGCACCGGCCGCGCCGCGCTCCCGCTCACCGCCGTGGCGGAGGCCACCGGCCTGGCCCGCGCCACCGCCCGCCGGGCCCTGATCACCCTGGAGCACCTCGGCTACCTCACCGCCGACGGCAAATTCTTCCGCCTCACGCCGAAGGTGCTGGAGCTGGGCTTCGCCCACCTCTCGGGGCTCACCCTGCCCGACATCGCCCAGCCCCACCTCGCCTCACTGGTCGAGCGGGTGCACGACTCCGCCTCGATGGCGGTCCTCTCCGGCGACGACATCCAGTACGTCGCCCGGGTCCCCACCGTGCGCATCATGAGCGTCAACATCACGCTGGGCACCCGTTTTCCGGCGTATGCGACCTCCATGGGCCGGGTGCTGCTCGCCGGACTGCCCCCGGCCGAACGCTCCGCACGGCTGGCGCGCACACGGCCGGAGCCGCTCACCCGCCAGACCGTGACCGACCCGGAACGGCTTCTGGCCCTCCTGGAAGAGGTCCGCTCCGCCGGTCACTCCCTGGTCGACGAGGAACTGGAGGAGGGCCTCCGCTCCCTCGCCGTCCCCGTCCACGACCGCACCGGCCAAGTCGTCGCCGCCGTCAACGTCTCCACCCACGCGGCCCGTTGCACCCCCGACGAGGCCCGCGAGGCCCTCCTCCCCGCGCTGCGCACCGCCGCCGCCGAGATCGAGGCCGACCTGGGTGTGGCGGGGCGGTACGCGCGGATTCCGGTGCGGTGA
- a CDS encoding CocE/NonD family hydrolase, producing the protein MTPHTHDVVPRSGWVAPSGKPPLASRMMRATWRGLPAKQHDVGWEPGLVVPAADGSPLRTDHYFPRTKGDFPTLLVRSPYGRGVPWSPLYGILFAEQGFHVVLQSCRGTGGSGGRFDLWRNEAADGQAAVSWLREQPWFTGTLGTIGPSYLGYVQWALALDPPPELKAMVVQVGLDDPHALFYEGGALLLENALAVGAGMTYQHRGLMPFVRSTLRLQRRLREITGARPLRGAYESALGEVPWLDEVMTHPDADDPYWHGASMAAAAEQAAVPTSVITGWHDVLADQNLRQFARLRRAGGESSLLVGPWTHTSALQQGWPEVFSESLAWLRAHLCGDRTGLRPTPVRVHVGGEDVWRDLDDWPPAPATTAWFPAENGTLSRQDPVESGPLASFRHDPADPAPSVGGPLLSRSAGPRDNSAREAREDVLTFTGPPLTEPVDILGPVSARLRISTDTGHADVFARLCDVDPENRSTNLCDGLVRLRTTGQAPSEVTVAMKATAHRFAAGHRIRLQVSAGAHPRYARNPGTGEPSAEATRFLPVHLTLHSGSALMLPQETP; encoded by the coding sequence ATGACGCCGCACACGCACGACGTCGTACCGCGTTCCGGCTGGGTCGCGCCGTCCGGGAAGCCGCCGTTGGCCTCGCGGATGATGCGGGCGACATGGCGCGGACTCCCGGCCAAGCAGCACGACGTCGGCTGGGAGCCGGGGCTCGTGGTGCCGGCCGCTGACGGCAGTCCCCTGCGTACGGACCACTACTTCCCCCGAACGAAGGGCGACTTCCCCACGCTTCTCGTGCGCTCGCCCTACGGCCGGGGGGTGCCGTGGTCACCCCTGTACGGCATCCTCTTCGCCGAACAGGGCTTCCATGTGGTCCTGCAGAGCTGCCGTGGCACCGGCGGCTCGGGCGGGCGGTTCGACCTGTGGCGAAACGAGGCCGCCGACGGGCAGGCCGCCGTGTCCTGGCTGCGCGAGCAGCCCTGGTTCACCGGCACGCTGGGCACGATCGGCCCCAGCTACCTGGGCTATGTGCAATGGGCGCTCGCCCTGGACCCGCCGCCGGAGCTCAAGGCGATGGTGGTGCAGGTCGGTCTGGACGACCCCCATGCCCTCTTCTACGAGGGTGGTGCGCTGCTCCTGGAGAACGCCCTCGCCGTCGGCGCCGGCATGACGTACCAGCACCGGGGGCTGATGCCCTTCGTACGGTCGACGCTGCGGCTGCAGCGCCGGCTGCGCGAGATCACCGGCGCGCGGCCGCTGCGCGGGGCGTATGAGTCCGCCCTAGGTGAAGTGCCGTGGCTGGACGAGGTGATGACCCATCCGGACGCCGACGACCCGTACTGGCACGGTGCGTCCATGGCCGCGGCGGCCGAGCAAGCGGCCGTGCCCACCAGCGTGATCACCGGGTGGCACGATGTGCTGGCCGACCAGAACCTCCGGCAGTTCGCGCGGCTGCGCCGGGCCGGAGGTGAGTCCTCCCTGCTCGTCGGCCCCTGGACACACACCTCCGCGCTGCAACAGGGCTGGCCCGAGGTCTTCTCCGAGAGCCTCGCCTGGCTGCGCGCGCACCTGTGCGGCGACCGCACCGGCCTCCGCCCCACCCCCGTACGCGTCCACGTCGGCGGCGAGGACGTCTGGCGGGACCTCGACGACTGGCCGCCGGCCCCCGCCACCACGGCCTGGTTCCCCGCGGAGAACGGGACACTCAGCCGGCAGGACCCGGTGGAATCCGGCCCGTTGGCGTCCTTCCGCCACGACCCGGCCGACCCCGCCCCGTCCGTGGGCGGGCCGCTGCTCTCCCGGAGCGCCGGTCCCCGCGACAACAGCGCCCGGGAAGCGCGGGAGGACGTGCTGACGTTCACCGGCCCGCCGCTGACCGAGCCCGTCGACATCCTCGGCCCGGTCTCCGCGCGGCTGCGGATCTCCACGGACACCGGCCACGCCGACGTCTTCGCCCGCCTCTGCGACGTGGACCCCGAGAACCGGTCCACCAATCTGTGCGACGGGCTGGTGCGGCTGCGGACCACCGGGCAGGCCCCCTCGGAGGTCACCGTGGCGATGAAGGCCACCGCCCACCGCTTCGCCGCGGGTCACCGGATACGCCTCCAGGTCAGCGCAGGCGCCCATCCGCGCTACGCCCGCAACCCCGGCACCGGCGAACCGTCGGCCGAGGCCACCCGCTTCCTGCCGGTCCACCTCACACTGCACTCGGGATCGGCGCTGATGCTCCCTCAGGAGACCCCGTAG
- a CDS encoding DUF3224 domain-containing protein, translating into MPVQTTGRFSYANWEERAVGSSEASPRLAHASVTNTFSGGIEAVDTTCEYSIVYITEKTGTFTGMERLAGRLDGREGGFVVEERGSFGADGSVRCTFEVVPGSGTGELTGLRGSGSFTTGPGASSFPYTFHYDLD; encoded by the coding sequence ATGCCTGTGCAGACCACCGGCCGTTTCAGCTACGCCAACTGGGAGGAGAGGGCGGTCGGTTCGAGCGAAGCGAGCCCGAGGCTCGCCCACGCCTCCGTCACCAACACCTTCTCCGGCGGCATCGAGGCCGTCGATACCACCTGCGAATACAGCATCGTCTACATCACGGAGAAGACCGGCACCTTCACCGGTATGGAGAGGCTGGCCGGGCGGCTCGACGGTCGGGAAGGCGGCTTCGTCGTCGAGGAACGCGGCTCGTTCGGTGCCGACGGCTCCGTGCGCTGCACCTTCGAGGTCGTGCCAGGAAGCGGCACCGGGGAGCTGACCGGGCTGCGCGGAAGCGGCAGTTTCACCACCGGTCCCGGCGCCTCCTCCTTCCCCTACACCTTCCACTACGACCTGGACTGA
- a CDS encoding helix-turn-helix transcriptional regulator — protein MRADRLLSLLLLLQNRGRMTAPELAAELEVSVRTVHRDIEALLASGVPVRADRGPAGGYRLMDGYRTRLTGLTDAEAAALFLAGAPGPAKDLGLGAVLATAQLKVQAALPAELAERTRRIQDRFHLDAPAWFRDADPAPYLASVAQAVWEQRTLRVHYRRWSGEIHRELHPLGLVLKGGLWYLVALADGAVRTYRMARFLAVDLTEEHFERPAGFALAAYWEEAARRLEATLQQGTAQLRISPLAQRLLPVQFGAAGAHALESAGPPDHEGWVRVELPVEAPAVAVSDLLRLGTEAEVLGPSALRQALARAVAVLADRYATAP, from the coding sequence ATGCGTGCCGACCGACTTCTCTCCCTGCTCCTGCTGCTCCAGAACCGCGGGCGGATGACCGCTCCCGAACTCGCGGCGGAACTGGAGGTGTCGGTCCGTACGGTCCACCGGGACATCGAGGCGCTCCTCGCGTCGGGAGTTCCCGTCCGCGCCGACCGCGGTCCCGCCGGCGGCTACCGCCTGATGGACGGATACCGCACCCGGCTGACCGGGCTCACCGACGCCGAGGCCGCCGCGCTCTTCCTCGCCGGGGCGCCCGGGCCGGCGAAAGACCTGGGCCTGGGCGCGGTGCTGGCGACCGCGCAGCTGAAGGTGCAGGCCGCTCTCCCGGCCGAACTGGCCGAGCGCACCCGCCGCATACAGGACCGGTTCCACCTGGACGCGCCGGCCTGGTTCCGGGACGCCGATCCGGCGCCGTATCTGGCGTCGGTCGCGCAAGCGGTGTGGGAGCAGCGGACGCTCCGTGTGCACTACCGGCGCTGGAGCGGTGAAATCCACCGGGAACTCCATCCGCTCGGTCTCGTCCTCAAGGGCGGCCTCTGGTACCTGGTGGCGCTCGCGGACGGGGCCGTACGGACCTATCGGATGGCGCGGTTCCTGGCCGTGGACCTCACCGAAGAGCACTTCGAGCGACCGGCCGGATTCGCCCTGGCCGCCTACTGGGAGGAGGCTGCCCGCCGCCTGGAGGCCACGCTGCAGCAGGGAACCGCGCAACTGCGGATCTCACCCCTGGCGCAGCGCCTGCTGCCGGTGCAGTTCGGTGCTGCGGGCGCACACGCCCTGGAGAGTGCCGGGCCGCCGGACCACGAGGGCTGGGTGCGGGTGGAGCTGCCGGTCGAGGCGCCCGCCGTGGCGGTCAGTGACCTGCTCAGGCTCGGCACGGAGGCAGAGGTGCTCGGCCCCTCCGCACTGCGGCAAGCCCTCGCCCGGGCCGTGGCCGTACTCGCGGACCGCTACGCGACGGCGCCCTGA